From a single Rosa rugosa chromosome 7, drRosRugo1.1, whole genome shotgun sequence genomic region:
- the LOC133719838 gene encoding uncharacterized protein LOC133719838, translating to MGLNFDRVKGTIPVLHEFQQLGYNRCIRILVIFTQWGCINLELGCVWPFWPCACAGLHYKLEHKRRILPTPQMSLIRNFCTEFGRCELFYNNRYLKIWMLQTSNSKI from the exons atgggtctGAACTTTGATAGAGTGAA GGGGACTATTCCAGTTCTGCATGAATTTCAGCAGTTGGGTTATAATAGGTGTATCAGAATTTTAGTGATATTTACACAGTGGGGATGTATCAATCTAGAGCTTGGATGTGTGTGGCCGTTTTGGCCGTGTGCTTGTGCTGGTCTTCACTACAAGCTGGAGCACAAGCGCAGAATATTACCAACCCCGCAAATGTCTTTGATTAG GAACTTCTGCACTGAGTTTGGGAGGTGCGAACTCTTCTACAACAACCGctacttgaagatttggatgcTGCAAACCTCCAATTCAAAAATATAG